From the Hevea brasiliensis isolate MT/VB/25A 57/8 chromosome 15, ASM3005281v1, whole genome shotgun sequence genome, one window contains:
- the LOC110669373 gene encoding uncharacterized protein LOC110669373 produces MDAKEARTEVSQEQARELLIGISYCLPDKVQNSEVQEILTGKESVSRTNSDGADKYRSELISISYCPSPDMTPSPVALGKP; encoded by the coding sequence atggatgcaaaagaagctcgCACTGAGGTTTCTCAGGAGCAGGCCAGGGAGTTGCTCATTGGAATATCTTACTGCCTACCAGATAAGGTTCAGAATTCAGAAGTGCAGGAAATTTTGACGGGTAAAGAGAGTGTTTCAAGGACAAACAGCGATGGAGCGGATAAGTATAGATCTGAACTGATTTCTATCTCTTACTGCCCATCTCCTGATATGACACCATCACCTGTGGCATTAGGAAAACCATGA